A single genomic interval of Asterias amurensis chromosome 1, ASM3211899v1 harbors:
- the LOC139944404 gene encoding tetratricopeptide repeat protein 22-like — protein sequence MAAADFPVGHFNLPLLVNTEGQPLDQITTDYKEGNLKRFLEDKKHRPERHAIRNLLGVLAFRGNRVKEAKDYFMKILYEDPGNLNAKANIDYVDRQTMSAEEYVTSGAGIAASNLGPDVSSVTEKKKQGRRYAEQAFAFIYENYHETVTHKRYSTAIKLYNMAMDLAGDLVDRQEKDDWHLGIGLASMKIFSSRSTTEEGAKQNLLITVTNNYAVINSASADSGMKSNAYLRIGLTSAEVARRKIRMRQDLVQFIQNPKWCFEKALEFAVDNPSRASIYTRLASFRNRDPNHDFNGAMADLEKSINLDGSKRNFHAYSTRATMCLKQFKFEQKTAGRRRGPPANRDHLLQAKDDLEFILKEHVSPWDFFNLAEAYYLLAKTSSGRTSIEYNEKALETCSKGEACQDGADNPNCHKVKGMCLCFKGEHRKAIQSYNRGVECEQKNGRPCGNAQLLGLEKTHLQ from the coding sequence ATGGCTGCAGCTGATTTTCCAGTCGGACATTTCAATTTGCCATTGCTTGTCAACACTGAAGGTCAACCGTTAGACCAAATAACAACAGATTACAAAGAGGGCAATTTAAAGCGTTTCTTGGAAGATAAAAAACATCGCCCCGAACGCCATGCAATTCGAAATCTTCTCGGTGTCCTCGCCTTCAGAGGAAATAGAGTAAAAGAAGCGAAAGATTACTTCATGAAGATTCTGTATGAAGACCCGGGCAATCTGAACGCAAAGGCCAACATTGACTACGTTGACAGACAGACTATGTCTGCTGAGGAGTATGTTACGTCTGGTGCAGGGATTGCAGCAAGCAACCTTGGCCCTGATGTCTCTTCAGTAACGGAGAAAAAGAAGCAAGGAAGACGATATGCTGAGCAGGCCTTCGCGTTCATTTACGAGAACTACCACGAGACAGTGACGCACAAACGATACAGCACGGCCATAAAGCTCTACAACATGGCGATGGACTTGGCTGGCGATCTGGTAGATCGTCAAGAAAAAGATGACTGGCATTTGGGCATTGGACTGGCAAGCATGAAGATATTTAGCTCACGAAGTACAACAGAAGAGGGCGCAAAACAGAATTTGCTAATCACAGTCACAAATAATTACGCCGTAATTAACAGCGCATCTGCAGATAGTGGAATGAAAAGCAATGCATACCTTCGCATTGGGCTTACATCAGCAGAGGTAGCTCGTCGTAAGATTCGTATGCGTCAAGATCTAGTTCAGTTCattcaaaatccaaaatggTGTTTTGAAAAAGCGTTAGAATTTGCAGTGGACAACCCATCAAGAGCCAGTATATATACCCGCCTTGCTAGTTTCCGTAACCGTGATCCTAATCACGATTTCAATGGGGCGATGGCTGACTTAGAAAAATCTATCAATCTAGATGGATCCAAGCGCAACTTCCATGCTTACTCCACCAGGGCTACGATGTGCCTGAAGCAATTCAAATTTGAACAGAAGACCGCTGGAAGACGACGAGGACCACCCGCTAACCGTGATCATCTCCTTCAGGCTAAAGATGACTTAGAGTTCATCTTGAAAGAACATGTTTCACCTTGGGATTTTTTTAACCTTGCTGAAGCCTACTATCTACTCGCTAAGACATCAAGCGGCCGTACATCTATAGAGTATAACGAAAAAGCTCTGGAAACGTGCTCTAAGGGGGAGGCGTGTCAGGATGGGGCAGACAACCCCAACTGTCATAAAGTCAAGGGGATGTGTCTCTGCTTCAAAGGTGAACACCGAAAAGCCATACAGTCATACAACCGAGGCGTGGAGTGTGAACAGAAGAATGGCAGGCCTTGTGGCAATGCTCAGTTGTTGGGCTTAGAAAAAACACATTTGCAGTGA